A genomic region of Dreissena polymorpha isolate Duluth1 chromosome 4, UMN_Dpol_1.0, whole genome shotgun sequence contains the following coding sequences:
- the LOC127879626 gene encoding protein amalgam-like isoform X1 — translation MTGEILGLLFCLTNVLSLQFEPLFNDDVTEVKVVAGSTALLPCYVLNKGEHTIIWMNPKRILFSNEQQIVIDDKRVGIVVSGSGDWNLRIEHARYNDSGEYSCLLNTKPVKIKRVFLFVQVPAHILNQESSRDIEVEEGNNVTLRCRATGVPQPNITWFRRPFVSMENKECPFTDLSTEGEMLTVHDVRRYQAGVYVCLAYNGVPPAVTREMQVNVQYIPVVKLLNTRLGQILGRETILECSVTSYPRAKITWLKHGIPIQHSYKYRMELYPGKHDTHTLTMTIYTINERDFGEYTCEATNRMGTKRETMTLYEYIEPTPTTPTTRPPKSWARSSTGYQEEYYEQYAPNIRQKPFGSNPVPLDRASSLDKKAYATGVLLKRKGYYQDGGVENSVNDNRYGRLLILLTVSSMLL, via the exons TGTTATCTTTACAATTCGAGCCCCTGTTCAACGATGACGTTACAGAGGTCAAGGTCGTTGCAGGCTCCACCGCATTGCTGCCGTGTTACGTGCTAAATAAAGGAGAACACACG ATTATATGGATGAATCCGAAAAGAATTCTGTTCAGCAACGAGCAGCAAATAGTAATTGACGACAAACGCGTTGGGATCGTAGTCTCTGGAAGTGGAGATTGGAACCTGCGCATTGAGCATGCGCGCTACAATGACAGTGGCGAATACTCTTGCCTGCTGAACACAAAACCGGTGAAAATCAAGAGGGTGTTCTTGTTTGTCCAAG TTCCAGCCCACATTTTGAACCAGGAATCGAGCCGTGATATAGAAGTTGAGGAAGGCAATAACGTCACACTCCGTTGCCGGGCAACAGGCGTTCCTCAACCAAACATAACGTGGTTTAGAAGACCATTCGTGTCTATGGAGAACAAAGAAT GTCCTTTTACAGATCTGAGCACGGAGGGGGAGATGCTGACGGTACACGATGTCCGGCGCTACCAGGCCGGCGTGTACGTGTGTCTGGCGTACAACGGCGTCCCTCCCGCTGTTACAAGGGAAATGCAGGTCAACGTGCAAT ACATTCCTGTCGTGAAATTGCTCAATACACGTCTTGGACAAATACTAGGCAGAGAGACTATTCTGGAATGCTCGGTTACGTCATATCCGCGCGCGAAAATCACGTGGTTAAAACATGGCATTCCGATACAACACAGCTACAAATACCGCATGGAGCTGTATCCTGGCAAGCATGACACTCACACGCTGACCATGACGATATACACAATCAATGAGCGTGATTTCGGCGAGTACACGTGCGAGGCCACTAATAGAATGGGCACGAAGAGAGAAACTATGACACTGTATG AGTATATTGAGCCCACACCCACTACCCCAACCACGCGGCCCCCTAAATCGTGGGCCCGTAGCTCAACGGGTTACCAAGAGGAATACTACGAACAATATGCACCCAACATCAGACAGAAACCTTTCGGCTCGAACCCAGTACCTCTCGACCGTGCATCGTCCCTTGATAAAAAGGCCTATGCTACAGGTGTGCTTTTAAAGCGGAAAG GGTATTACCAAGATGGCGGCGTGGAAAATTCTGTCAATGACAATCGTTATGGTCGACTGTTAATCCTGCTAACAGTTTCGTCCATGCTTCTCTGA
- the LOC127879626 gene encoding protein amalgam-like isoform X2, with amino-acid sequence MTGEILGLLFCLTNVLSLQFEPLFNDDVTEVKVVAGSTALLPCYVLNKGEHTIIWMNPKRILFSNEQQIVIDDKRVGIVVSGSGDWNLRIEHARYNDSGEYSCLLNTKPVKIKRVFLFVQVPAHILNQESSRDIEVEEGNNVTLRCRATGVPQPNITWFRRPFVSMENKEYLSTEGEMLTVHDVRRYQAGVYVCLAYNGVPPAVTREMQVNVQYIPVVKLLNTRLGQILGRETILECSVTSYPRAKITWLKHGIPIQHSYKYRMELYPGKHDTHTLTMTIYTINERDFGEYTCEATNRMGTKRETMTLYEYIEPTPTTPTTRPPKSWARSSTGYQEEYYEQYAPNIRQKPFGSNPVPLDRASSLDKKAYATGVLLKRKGYYQDGGVENSVNDNRYGRLLILLTVSSMLL; translated from the exons TGTTATCTTTACAATTCGAGCCCCTGTTCAACGATGACGTTACAGAGGTCAAGGTCGTTGCAGGCTCCACCGCATTGCTGCCGTGTTACGTGCTAAATAAAGGAGAACACACG ATTATATGGATGAATCCGAAAAGAATTCTGTTCAGCAACGAGCAGCAAATAGTAATTGACGACAAACGCGTTGGGATCGTAGTCTCTGGAAGTGGAGATTGGAACCTGCGCATTGAGCATGCGCGCTACAATGACAGTGGCGAATACTCTTGCCTGCTGAACACAAAACCGGTGAAAATCAAGAGGGTGTTCTTGTTTGTCCAAG TTCCAGCCCACATTTTGAACCAGGAATCGAGCCGTGATATAGAAGTTGAGGAAGGCAATAACGTCACACTCCGTTGCCGGGCAACAGGCGTTCCTCAACCAAACATAACGTGGTTTAGAAGACCATTCGTGTCTATGGAGAACAAAGAAT ATCTGAGCACGGAGGGGGAGATGCTGACGGTACACGATGTCCGGCGCTACCAGGCCGGCGTGTACGTGTGTCTGGCGTACAACGGCGTCCCTCCCGCTGTTACAAGGGAAATGCAGGTCAACGTGCAAT ACATTCCTGTCGTGAAATTGCTCAATACACGTCTTGGACAAATACTAGGCAGAGAGACTATTCTGGAATGCTCGGTTACGTCATATCCGCGCGCGAAAATCACGTGGTTAAAACATGGCATTCCGATACAACACAGCTACAAATACCGCATGGAGCTGTATCCTGGCAAGCATGACACTCACACGCTGACCATGACGATATACACAATCAATGAGCGTGATTTCGGCGAGTACACGTGCGAGGCCACTAATAGAATGGGCACGAAGAGAGAAACTATGACACTGTATG AGTATATTGAGCCCACACCCACTACCCCAACCACGCGGCCCCCTAAATCGTGGGCCCGTAGCTCAACGGGTTACCAAGAGGAATACTACGAACAATATGCACCCAACATCAGACAGAAACCTTTCGGCTCGAACCCAGTACCTCTCGACCGTGCATCGTCCCTTGATAAAAAGGCCTATGCTACAGGTGTGCTTTTAAAGCGGAAAG GGTATTACCAAGATGGCGGCGTGGAAAATTCTGTCAATGACAATCGTTATGGTCGACTGTTAATCCTGCTAACAGTTTCGTCCATGCTTCTCTGA